A single region of the Maniola jurtina chromosome 6, ilManJurt1.1, whole genome shotgun sequence genome encodes:
- the LOC123866299 gene encoding ets DNA-binding protein pokkuri: MKVVSLQLPSGPSMERLPLPFSPTELLWRYPLPWAPPPPSPLGDTKAQLPAGLPPEPRLWTREDVIVFLKWCEREFDLPKFDVDLFQMNGKALCLLTKTDLGERCPGAGDVLHNVLQMLVRDACLLGRMPSSPVTPTARAAPYPPSPHSHPPTPTWTVDGFHHFHGAVAAAAQPNSVTLSPAPSVDSSGSPQRGESMTYAPAYAPPVPINAQASSGSNQSDSDEEAQFSQAPRSPKEVAQNSPAPQTHVVPQHTHYRVQHREFFPNDMPESNTNGRLLWDFLQQLLNDPTQRYTNYIAWKNRETGVFKIVDPAGLAKLWGIQKNHLSMNYDKMSRALRYYYRVNILRKVQGERHCYQFLRNPTELKNIKNISLLRQQMGHTQQPVKTEMKEERCEEDNIDEDMPTDLSINTCEQWRKRTWPDSASAPHDKHRISALIGDSIMMMKRDAEYNSEQCALNLKSEKCEQ, encoded by the exons ATGAAAGTAGTAAGCCTTCAATTGCCGTCTGGGCCTAGTATGGAGCGATTACCGCTACCATTCAGCCCGACTGAGCTTTTATGGCGGTACCCTTTACCTTGGGCGCCGCCACCACCGTCACCTCTTGGCGATACAAAAGCCCAGTTGCCTGCTGGTCTACCTCCAGAACCAAGACTGTGGACACGTGAAGATGTCATCGTATTCCTAAAATGGTGCGAGAGAGAATTCGATTTACCAAAATTTGACGTGGATCTTTTCCAGATGAATG GTAAAGCCTTATGCCTGTTAACCAAAACAGACTTAGGCGAGAGATGCCCTGGAGCCGGAGACGTCTTGCACAATGTCCTTCAGATGTTAGTTCGCGATGCATGTTTACTCGGACGAATGCCGTCTTCCCCAGTGACTCCAACAGCTCGCGCCGCTCCGTACCCACCATCGCCACATTCTCACCCTCCAACCCCCACCTGGACTGTCGACGGATTCCACCACTTTCACGGAGCCGTCGCAGCGGCTGCGCAACCCAACTCTGTGACATTAAGTCCGGCACCGTCAGTCGATAGTTCGGGTAGTCCGCAAAGGGGAGAATCTATGACCTATGCCCCAGCATACGCTCCTCCTGTACCAATAAATGCTCAAGCTAGCTCGGGAAGTAATCAGTCAGATTCTGATGAAGAAGCCCAATTCTCGCAAGCTCCTCGTTCCCCAAAAGAAGTTGCTCAGAACAGCCCTGCACCACAAACACACGTTGTTCCTCAACATACACACTACAGAGTTCAGCATAGAGAATTCTTTCCGAACGATATGCCTGAATCTAATACAA ATGGAAGACTTTTGTGGGATTTCTTGCAACAGTTGTTAAATGATCCCACGCAAAGATACACTAATTACATAGCTTGGAAAAACAGAGAAACTGGTGTGTTCAAGATCGTAGACCCAGCTGGACTCGCCAAGCTTTGGGGTATTCAGAAAAATCATCTTTCGATGAATTATGACAAGATGTCACGTGCTCTACGATATTATTACCGTGTCAATATACTGCGAAAAGTTCAAGGCGAAAGACATTGTTACCA GTTTCTCAGGAACCCAACAGAACTGAAGAATATAAAGAATATTTCGCTATTGAGGCAACAAATGGGCCATACACAACAGCCTGTCAAAACAGAAATGAAAGAAGAACGTTGTGAAGAAGACAACATAGATGAAGATATGCCGACTGACTTGAGCATAAACACGTGTGAACAGTGGCGGAAGCGGACGTGGCCCGACTCCGCCTCGGCGCCGCACGACAAACACCGCATCAGCGCCCTCATTGGCGATAGTATTATGATGATGAAAAGAGACGCAGAATACAATTCCGAACAATGTGCTCTAAacttaaaaagtgaaaaatgtGAACAATGA
- the LOC123866298 gene encoding translation initiation factor IF-2-like, with amino-acid sequence MPSAANAKSEKPASSEATDNSPIRQVMTIIEHKIRNLEKRKSKLTSYRDLQKAGKELNGDQKVAVAKYDEVVQTLEFARDMFKQVMTVATVAERDAKKQAKKDAWVRYTAETNKIREVLLVLDCLMQMGNNEAREDFLNGTNGAAKLTEDDLKILDDLYPEVTPKHEVNEEGLPGFHSYTVKAAEHLYAIIDGKPKEFLGTTYAHIKEIINAVHECGYFDKSLEVSVAAEPEECPEPEEEPEPEPAPAPSVPSAPEAAPAYAPAPLPAPPAPAGLPAPAYPLRPLPPITLQEVEHAYFAQQYPQQRPIAEVIGSQNFFFLQESEIDSPVGTPQPPPILNQQGSPAPIPTQTFTNQHYVLPGGRVPEPGTIPMPPQPHFPPHPEPAVYPVPLAAPLPHVHVAPQPLVQPIHVDQQIPIPPEERKLPTPVEDVVEENSKESRSPERDDGDRKTQGQGDGQNRFRRYRGGGRGSSNGFRGRGSFQNRQNNDNYHGRHGEYQNRSNKDGYRQYSDNYQSRHGKDGYQNRSGNDAYYGNGDAGDSHHHENGGRERYNDAGYQGGFKSRGRGGPRAARAAPRAPRPHQYTRKPDNVE; translated from the exons ATGCCTTCTGCAGCGAATGCGAAGTCTGAAAAACCAGCTTCTTCGGAAGCAACGGATAATTCACCTATCCGACAAGTTATGACTATTATTGAACACAAAATTCGCAACTTGGAGAAAAGAAAG AGCAAACTAACATCTTACCGAGACTTGCAAAAAGCTGGTAAAGAGCTGAATGGTGATCAGAAGGTTGCTGTTGCGAAGTATGATGAAGTTGTTCAGACATTGGAATTTGCTCGCGACATGTTTAAGCAAGTCATGACAGTAGCAACTGTTGCCGAGCGGGACGCTAAAAAGCAAGCTAAAAAG GATGCATGGGTTCGCTACACAGCAGAGACAAATAAAATACGTGAAGTACTGCTTGTGTTGGATTGTCTTATGCAAATGGGAAACAATGAGGCGAGGGAAGACTTTCTCAATGGAACTAATGGGGCAGCCAAACTGACAGAAGATGATCTGAAAATTTTGGATGATTT GTACCCAGAAGTGACCCCTAAACATGAAGTAAATGAAGAAGGGCTGCCTGGGTTCCATTCTTACACAGTAAAAGCTGCAGAACACTTGTACGCTATTATCGATGGCAAACCAAAGGAGTTTTTGGGAACAACCTATGCTCATATTAAGGAAATTATAAACGCGGTTCACGAATGTGGTTACTTTGATAAATCTCTGGAAGTGTCGGTCGCCGCAGAGCCCGAGGAGTGCCCTGAGCCGGAGGAGGAGCCCGAGcccgagcccgcgcccgcgccgtcCGTGCCGTCCGCGCCCGAAGCGGCGCCCGCCTACGCGCCCGCGCCGCTGCCCGccccgcccgcgcccgccggtCTGCCCGCGCCCGCCTACCCGCTGCGCCCGCTGCCGCCCATCACGCTGCAGGAGGTGGAGCACGCCTACTTCGCGCAGCAGTACCCTCAGCAGAGACCCATCGCCGAAGTCATCGGCTCACAGAACTTCTTCTTCCTTCAGGAGTCCGAAATCGACAGTCCCGTCGGCACTCCTCAACCTCCCCCCATCTTGAACCAGCAGGGCTCCCCGGCGCCCATTCCCACGCAGACGTTCACCAACCAGCACTACGTGCTGCCCGGAGGCCGCGTGCCCGAGCCGGGCACGATCCCGATGCCGCCGCAGCCGCACTTCCCGCCGCACCCCGAGCCTGCGGTGTACCCCGTGCCCCTCGCCGCGCCGCTGCCGCACGTGCACGTCGCGCCCCAGCCCCTCGTCCAGCCGATCCACGTCGACCAACAGATTCCGATTCCACCCGAAGAGAGGAAGCTTCCCACGCCCGTCGAAGACGTAGTCGAGGAGAACTCGAAAGAGAGCAGGAGCCCCGAACGCGACGACGGGGACCGTAAGACCCAAGGCCAGGGCGACGGACAGAACAGGTTCAGGAGATACCGCGGCGGCGGCAGGGGATCGTCGAACGGCTTCCGCGGCCGCGGGTCCTTCCAGAACAGGCAGAACAACGACAACTACCACGGACGGCACGGCGAGTATCAGAACAGGTCAAACAAGGATGGATACCGGCAGTACAGCGACAACTACCAGAGCAGACACGGCAAAGACGGCTACCAGAACAGAAGCGGAAACGACGCCTACTACGGCAACGGCGACGCGGGCGACTCGCACCACCACGAGAACGGCGGCCGCGAGCGCTACAACGACGCGGGCTACCAGGGCGGCTTCAAGAGCCGCGGCAGAGGCGGcccgcgcgccgcccgcgccgcgccccgcgcgccgcgcccgcacCAGTACACCCGCAAACCCGACAACGTGGAGTAA
- the LOC123866300 gene encoding single-stranded DNA-binding protein, mitochondrial, with protein MQRFSKGFSHVKQFVQTGKLLHTTIAKYDAQNTEKTINQVTLLGRVGADPQKRGSEEHPVINFPLATHFSYKYESGDMLQRTDWHRVSVFRPGLRDTVYKYLKKGQRVYVTGKLSYGEIKLDDGQVRTASTVIADDIIFFQSQPPNA; from the exons ATGCAGCGATTTTCGAAG GGATTCTCTCATGTGAAACAGTTTGTACAAACTGGGAAGTTGTTACACACAACTATTGCCAAGTATGACGCACAAAATACAGAAAAAA CAATTAATCAAGTAACATTGTTGGGAAGAGTAGGAGCTGATCCCCAAAAACGAGGCTCTGAAGAACACCCAGTCATAAATTTTCCACTTGCAACTCACTTCAGTTACAAATATGAGTCTGGTGATATGCTTCAGAGAACAGACTGGCACAGAGTCAGTGTCTTCCGACCAGGTCTACGCGACACTGTCTATAAGTATCTTAAAAAAGGTCAACGGGTGTATGTCACTGGCAAGCTGTCTTATGGTGAAATCAAATTAGATGATGGACAGGTTAGGACAGCATCTACTGTGATAGCAgatgatattattttctttcaaaGTCAACCACCAAAtgcatag